From the Candidatus Methylarchaceae archaeon HK02M2 genome, the window GTTGTATTTTTTACTTTTTCAGAAGCATCTAATGTGATCACATTAGCTGAAAATGATTTTAAAGCATTGATTATATAATTTAAAGATGGATACTTCTCTTTGGCGACAAAGATAGATAATGGAATTACTTCATATGAATTGATCAAGAAGACAGTTTTATTCTTCTTTGAACCATAATAGCAAGCACGCAAAGCCTCTAATGGTTCTAATCCTATTATTAAATTCGCTTTCCCTTCTAAGACAAGAGGGGAGTATATCTTTTCTCCGAATCTTACATGGCAAGGTATCGTCCCGCTTCTTTGAGCTAGACCATGCAATTCAGAAGTCTTGACATCCAATCCTTCCCTTAGGGCAGA encodes:
- a CDS encoding indolepyruvate oxidoreductase subunit beta; translation: MTESDIIVTGIGGQGVLTLANVIAWSALREGLDVKTSELHGLAQRSGTIPCHVRFGEKIYSPLVLEGKANLIIGLEPLEALRACYYGSKKNKTVFLINSYEVIPLSIFVAKEKYPSLNYIINALKSFSANVITLDASEKVKNTTGGIISTNIYILGYASAKKLIPLKKQSILKGMKEVIPKRYLELNKKVFDLGFKAGQ